The following is a genomic window from Plasmodium knowlesi strain H genome assembly, chromosome: 1.
GGAGGAGGATGCTCACTTATGCATGTACAGGTGTATGCACGCtgcgccattttttttttttttttttttttttttacgtactTTTGTGTCACTACAACGTACCACCCCCAGCTGTGCTTCTCTGCGTGCGTTCCTCAAGGGAGCAGCTATAAGTTTAAGCGGGGTTGGTGTTATCTCGTTTGTcatattttcactttttttcatctggtcactttctcatttttatggagaaatgtcaaaaaggaggCACTTCCCAGCTGTGACAACTCAAGGCACCTTGgccttatttattttttttttttgtaaaaatttcctACCTCGTTTGTTGTAAGACCGATCAACGTAATGctaaaaatgtgtgcacgtGAATGGATtcccacacacatacacccctCACTAGTATACCCatgtggaaagaaaaaatcattcCACGAGCGACGTGTGTGGAGTGGAAGACAACTATGCACAtgacatttatttttttatattcctggACGTACGTTAAAAGGaggtaaaaataagaaaaaaaggacaatatGCTAAAATGGCACTTTCACTTCATTCCATTTGACACGTAACGGTGGGGGTACAAAGACCTTTCCTTGTCTCAcgaattttaaaaacaaacaaatggcCAATGTAGGCACACCATTTTAGAAATATAAtccatttacattttttttttttttttttttttttttttcttaaaggtGAGTTTATCACACAGGGGAAGGGCGGTGTTTGTAAAGCCTCTATGCATGTTTCCTATCATGCAACGAGGACAAATTTAATTTTGGGgggcatataaaaaaaaaaaggggaggaaaaaaaaaaaaaaaaaaaaaaaaaaaaagacgcgCTTACAAAGGTAGTTACAAGAAGGCAAACTCTTAACAGGTCCTACACAAACCATGGAGGAACGTCCCACGGGCATGAGGAGTCTCCCCttgacggaaaaaaaaggcgggACGAACAGGTTAATCCAGTCCAGCCCGGACATCCCCACAAAGGAAGAGCTAGAGATATGTTTTCATCTGCCCAACGGAGAAACTCTTACAATGATGGAGAACGGAGGGATAGAAATTGGTCACTTGAAGCTAAAGCTATCGAAATTGTTGGGGAAACCCTATCAGAAAATCTCCTTAACGTACAATAATATGTCCATGATGGATCCTTTGTCTATTATCGACGTGATTAAGATGGCGAGTTTGGAAAAAATCCACATCGAGGTGGGTTATTCTGACTAATATGCAGTCTTACTTTTTACATCCTAAGTGGATACAAATAAGTTCATCttttactgtttttttttttttttttttttttctctctcttcctTTGCAAACAActgaactgaaaaaaaaaattaaataatcgTTTTTCCCAAAAATAtaatcactttttttctacaGTGATtaggtaagaaaaaattcgtcTTGATTTTTTAGTGTTCCATTAAGGCGGCTATAAAGATGGGGGCCCTGTTTGAAGCCCATACCCCCTTGCCTACATCTACAACTTCCTCTCGTAAATATTATAGCAGAGAAGCTTGTCCATCATGTCCGCATGGGTCAGGATCATCCTCCTGCAACAGTATCTCGTTAAATTTAGTTCGTCTAGGGCGTCACACTTGGACACCCCTTCTTCTAACTTCTTTTCGTACAGGCTCCACAGATTTCCTATAAGCTTCCCGCAGGTGAAACAGCGCACGGGGATGATCATTTTgtggttcttcctttttcttcaagggTGTTGCTTCGACTGGCACGGTAGATAAAACGCGCgtaggtgtatatgtatatttataggtttttctttttcccctgaaAATGGGGTGCTCCTCATTCGTTGCCTGTCTGTACCCCTTCTGCTATGTACCTTCGCTTCACTTCTTCACGCTGTCCTGGCGGAAAGGAAACTCCAAATACGCGTATCATGCAAAGCCGCGTGCGAATCGTCTTCTCACTAAGCAGTACGTTTTACCACTGTTGCTCAACGTCTGCGTCGTTTTACTCCGCatacatattttatatacatatgcataaataaggctctttttttcaatgtcccttttttttttctacttcccCTGGGGCCCACTTTCTGCTGTACTGTGTTTTCCCAGGTTGCTCAAACGGGAAAGTAAagctttttaaaaacaagGAACAAAATTGTTCAGttgataaaataaacaaaagggaaagaaaataaccCACATGTTTGTTCGCATATTTGCTAGGTTCTCTCTTTTTCGCGtaacaaaaaagggtaaaatgaaaaaaaaaaaaaaaaaaaaaaaaaaaaaaaaaaaacggggtaAAATACAACGTTGCGAATACTGAATAAGGACTTATAGCCCCTttcggatttttttttttttttttttttttttccgccttTTTTTACCGTGAAGCAGCGCTTCCCTCCGCAGCTGccaaaaagagaaggagaaaaggaaagaaaaaatataaagggatgaaaaagaagaggcaAAATTGATGAGGGAAATGAAACGGAGGGGGAGAATTAATTAAACGACAGGGTCAGGATGGTGCAAAAAATATCCAATGGAAATATGCTGTGCAAATGGTGGCCAAATGATGATCATAATTCTTTCTATGCTTTTGTCAAAAATTTTCCGAAATATTCCTCCCTTAAACTCATCAGCTTTGGTGTGGCACCCCACAGGGGGCTACAAGTTGTACGCGACGCAACTCATGTAGCGCTCCACCTTGCGCAAGATGTGATAGAAGTTGTGCTTGCACTTGTCCCTCTTGCCCTTTACAAAAACACCAAACTCCTTCCCCGACTTGCTAACATTTTccgaaaaggaataaatatCATTGTTCGATATAAACTGATCGGAGTAGTTAAAAATGGTCGATGCGTATGTCTTGGGTTTTGTATTTATTTGATACTTTGATTTGGTCATGAAGTTTATTACATGGTTTGGGGGAAGGGGGTCAGTCCTACTTGTGCTGTCTTCCCCAGGGTGACTGGGCCCCATACGTTTTCTTCTATGAAAAACGTACATGTCGTGCCAATCTTGTGAGTCCAATCGGGAGATATCTACTTCCGTCCGAATGAAACTCTGGCTTTTAATTCCTTCGATCACGTTggagaaatttaaaatggGGTTATACCTTAGAATTTTATCTATACCGATGAGGTGCCTGTTGACAACATTGGCCAGGTTGGTGTAGTCCTCTTTCTCGACGCTTGAAGTGATGgtcatactttttttcttggtcTCCAGAAAATCAACGAACATTTCGTCACTCACTTCCtttgccttctttttataGTTGCAGTAGGCAACGAATTCTTCATGCAGGTTGTTCACGTATTTGATCATACTGCTCAGTTTTGTTGTATGGTCCGATGGCTTTCCCCCCGCCTTGGTCGTCATTTTGTTGTACCCGATGGTGCACCCCTTGTCCAGGAGGTACTCCTTCACCAGTTTAAAGTTCTGTTCGAAATTGTTCAGGTCCTATacggggtaaaaaaaaaaatgcgccatgtttgtatatatgtattgagagtatatatatatatatatatatatatatgtgtgtgtgtgtgtgtgtgtgtgtattcgGAGTGATCACTACGGACGCGGCAATTAACTCGCCACTTGGGTGGTTACTCCTGGGCGTACACTTAACACGTGGATGGAGAGGTTCTCCGGCTCGGGGGGCGCCACGACGTTGTCGTAAAAGAACTTGTGGTTATTTAAGTCAAAAAGGTCGACGGGGGCAGATGCATCGTCGCTCTCCGcctcttcctccccctcaACATCATCCGGAAAGATTGACTGAAGCCACAGCCAAAACACAGCCCGTAGTTGTTCAACGTGGAAAAGGTTCACGCCGTTCTTATACACGTGGCAGACTCTATTATACAATGCCGGATCATTCAATAGGAAGAACTCATTAATGGTTATTTTATCGGTTAGCACATGTTCGTAGTTTACATCATCGAATGGTTCTTCCTCTACATTGTTGCTGTGATTTACGGGGTGTCCACCACGACAAGGCGACGCCCCCCCTCCTCCTACAGAGTTATTTCCTCTGTTCGAAAACGCGCTCTCTTTGTTGACACCCGTTCCTTGTGtgcataatttatttttcacattttctctGTCCCTTTCGAAATCGACTTGCACGGTGAACATGGCATTATGC
Proteins encoded in this region:
- a CDS encoding DNA-directed RNA polymerases I, II, and III subunit RPABC5, putative, which encodes MIIPVRCFTCGKLIGNLWSLYEKKLEEGVSKCDALDELNLTRYCCRRMILTHADMMDKLLCYNIYERKL